In Rhizobium sp. WYJ-E13, the following are encoded in one genomic region:
- a CDS encoding cupin domain-containing protein, with protein sequence MKALILGVCMAMVGFGAMANDGSKPVVKEIGRFATTMSDQPIVLPTGSVEVAASLYTIPPGLELPVHRHKYPRYGYVLAGELTVTNEVTNKSKTFRKGEFVTEAVQQWHKGKSSGETTLELLVIDQAPAGTNNTELRSTDH encoded by the coding sequence TTGAAAGCTTTAATTTTAGGTGTGTGCATGGCGATGGTGGGTTTCGGTGCAATGGCCAATGATGGCAGTAAGCCAGTCGTTAAGGAGATCGGCCGTTTTGCAACCACGATGTCGGACCAGCCGATCGTCCTACCGACTGGTAGTGTCGAGGTTGCTGCAAGTCTCTACACGATCCCGCCGGGTCTGGAATTGCCGGTTCACCGTCACAAGTATCCGCGCTATGGCTACGTCCTGGCAGGCGAACTCACTGTGACGAACGAAGTCACGAACAAGAGCAAGACCTTCCGAAAGGGCGAATTTGTAACCGAGGCGGTTCAACAGTGGCACAAGGGGAAAAGCTCAGGAGAAACCACCCTTGAGCTTCTTGTGATCGATCAGGCGCCCGCAGGCACCAACAACACGGAACTGCGGTCGACAGATCACTAA
- a CDS encoding efflux RND transporter permease subunit, which yields MNISRFFVDRPVFAGVLSVLIVVAGLIGLRALPISEYPEVVPPSVVVRATYPGANPTVIAETVATPLEEQINGVEGMLYMSSQATSDGVLNVTVTFKLGTDPDKAQQLVQNRVSQAEPRLPAEVRALGITTVKSSPDFIMVVNLVSDGNSHDITYLRNYATLNIKDRLARIAGVGQVQVFGAGDYSMRVWIDPQKAAEHNLAASDISNAISSQNVQAAAGIIGASPSQPGVDLQLNVNAQGRLRTPEEFGNIIVKTGANGEITRLRDVARIELGAADYTLRSLLDGKPAVAVAVLQAPGSNAIEIADNVRATMDELQLAMPTGVKYEIVYDTTKFVRASIEKVIDTLLEAIALVVLVVILFLQTWRASIIPLIAVPVSIIGTFAVMYMFGFSINALSLFGLVLAIGIVVDDAIVVVENVERNIEAGLSPRQATYKAMKEVSGPIIAIALVLVAVFVPLAFISGLSGQFYRQFALTIAISTVISAFNSLTLSPALAALLLKGHHAPKDWLTRFMDAIFGWFFRGFNRAFGAGSNAYGKGVGGLVSRKSIVMVIYLALVGATYGIFNTVPGGFVPSQDKQYLIGFAQLPDAASLDRTEDVIKRMTDIALAQPGVANAIAFPGLSINGFTNSSNAGIVFVTLKDFEERKTPALSGGAIAMALNQKFGAIQDAFIAMFPPPPVNGLGTTGGFKLQIEDRAGLGNQALDEATKAVLAKAYQTPELAGLFSSFQINVPQLYADLDRAKAEQLGVSVTDVFQTLQIYLGSLYVNDFNAFGRTYSVRVQADAKFRAQPEDIGQLKVRSASGQMIPLAALLKVDASTGPERANRYNGFLAADINGGPAPGFSSGQAQAAIEKILNETLPAGIDFEWTDLTYQQILAGNSSVVVFPLALLLVFLVLAAQYESLTLPLAIIMIVPMGVLAALTGVWLTGGDNNIFTQIGLVVLVGLSAKNAILIVEFARELEFEGRTPREAAIEASRLRLRPILMTSMAFIMGVVPLVTSTGAGSEMRAAMGVAVFSGMIGVTFFGIFMTPVFYVLLRRMTGNRPLIQHNDNHPQDEDDHMKVAAE from the coding sequence ATGAACATATCCAGATTCTTTGTCGACCGCCCGGTGTTTGCCGGTGTTCTTTCGGTCCTCATCGTGGTCGCCGGCCTGATCGGCCTCAGGGCGTTGCCGATCTCGGAATATCCCGAGGTCGTGCCGCCGTCGGTCGTCGTGCGCGCCACCTATCCCGGCGCGAACCCGACCGTCATTGCCGAAACGGTGGCCACACCGCTCGAAGAGCAGATCAACGGTGTCGAGGGCATGCTCTATATGTCCAGCCAGGCGACATCGGACGGCGTTTTGAACGTCACGGTCACCTTCAAGCTCGGCACCGACCCGGACAAGGCGCAACAGCTCGTTCAGAACCGCGTGTCGCAGGCCGAACCCCGCCTGCCGGCCGAAGTTCGTGCGCTCGGCATTACCACGGTCAAGAGCTCGCCGGACTTCATCATGGTCGTCAACCTCGTTTCCGATGGGAACAGCCATGACATCACCTATCTGCGCAATTATGCGACGCTGAACATCAAGGACCGGCTCGCCCGCATCGCCGGCGTCGGCCAGGTGCAGGTCTTCGGCGCTGGCGACTATTCGATGCGCGTGTGGATCGATCCGCAGAAGGCTGCCGAGCATAATCTTGCCGCCAGCGACATCAGTAACGCGATCAGCTCACAGAACGTCCAGGCTGCTGCCGGTATCATCGGCGCCTCTCCCAGCCAGCCGGGGGTCGATCTCCAACTCAACGTGAATGCCCAGGGCCGACTGCGCACGCCCGAGGAATTCGGCAACATCATCGTCAAGACGGGCGCCAATGGCGAAATCACCCGCCTGCGCGACGTGGCCCGGATCGAACTCGGTGCTGCCGACTACACGCTGCGTTCGCTGCTCGACGGCAAGCCGGCTGTCGCTGTCGCCGTTCTCCAGGCGCCGGGTTCGAACGCGATCGAGATCGCCGACAATGTCCGAGCGACCATGGATGAGCTGCAGCTCGCCATGCCGACAGGCGTGAAGTACGAGATCGTCTATGATACGACGAAGTTCGTTCGCGCCTCGATCGAGAAGGTCATCGACACTTTGCTCGAAGCCATCGCGCTCGTTGTTCTCGTCGTTATCCTGTTCCTGCAGACATGGCGTGCCTCGATCATTCCGCTGATTGCCGTTCCGGTATCGATCATCGGTACGTTCGCGGTCATGTATATGTTCGGCTTCTCGATCAATGCGCTCAGCCTTTTCGGCTTGGTGCTGGCGATCGGTATCGTCGTGGACGACGCGATCGTCGTCGTTGAAAACGTCGAACGCAACATCGAGGCCGGGCTCAGTCCGCGCCAGGCGACCTACAAGGCCATGAAGGAAGTCTCCGGCCCGATCATCGCGATCGCGCTGGTACTCGTCGCGGTCTTCGTGCCGCTCGCCTTCATCTCCGGCCTGTCGGGTCAGTTCTATCGCCAGTTCGCGCTGACGATCGCGATCTCGACCGTCATTTCTGCCTTCAACTCGCTGACGCTGTCTCCGGCGCTCGCTGCCCTTCTTCTGAAGGGGCATCATGCGCCGAAGGACTGGCTGACGCGGTTCATGGATGCGATCTTCGGCTGGTTCTTCCGCGGCTTCAACCGCGCTTTCGGCGCCGGTTCGAACGCCTATGGCAAGGGCGTCGGTGGTCTCGTGTCGCGCAAGAGCATCGTCATGGTGATCTACCTTGCGCTGGTCGGAGCGACCTACGGCATCTTCAATACGGTGCCGGGCGGTTTCGTGCCGTCGCAGGACAAGCAGTATCTGATCGGCTTTGCCCAGTTGCCGGATGCCGCAAGCCTCGACCGCACGGAAGACGTCATCAAGCGCATGACCGACATCGCTCTGGCGCAGCCGGGCGTTGCCAACGCGATCGCCTTCCCGGGCCTGTCGATCAACGGCTTCACCAACTCGTCGAATGCCGGCATCGTCTTCGTGACGCTGAAGGATTTCGAGGAACGCAAGACGCCCGCTCTTTCGGGCGGGGCGATTGCCATGGCCCTGAACCAGAAGTTCGGTGCCATTCAGGATGCCTTCATCGCCATGTTCCCGCCGCCGCCGGTCAACGGTCTCGGCACGACGGGCGGTTTCAAACTGCAGATCGAGGATCGAGCAGGCTTGGGCAACCAGGCGCTCGACGAAGCAACCAAGGCCGTGCTTGCCAAGGCCTACCAGACGCCCGAACTTGCCGGCCTGTTCTCCAGCTTCCAGATCAACGTGCCGCAGCTCTACGCCGATCTCGACCGTGCCAAGGCCGAACAGCTTGGGGTCTCCGTCACCGACGTCTTCCAGACGCTGCAGATCTATCTCGGTTCGCTCTACGTGAACGACTTCAACGCTTTCGGCCGCACCTACAGCGTTCGTGTACAGGCCGATGCCAAGTTCCGTGCTCAGCCGGAAGATATCGGCCAGCTGAAGGTTCGCTCGGCATCGGGCCAGATGATTCCGCTCGCAGCTCTCCTGAAGGTGGATGCAAGTACGGGTCCGGAGCGTGCGAACCGTTATAACGGCTTCCTCGCTGCCGATATCAACGGTGGTCCGGCTCCGGGCTTCTCGTCCGGGCAGGCACAGGCTGCGATCGAAAAGATCCTGAATGAGACGCTGCCTGCCGGCATCGACTTCGAGTGGACCGACCTGACTTACCAGCAGATCCTTGCCGGCAACTCCAGCGTCGTCGTCTTCCCGCTCGCCCTGCTGCTCGTCTTCCTGGTGCTCGCTGCCCAGTATGAGAGCCTGACGCTGCCACTGGCGATCATCATGATCGTACCGATGGGTGTTCTTGCCGCCTTGACCGGCGTCTGGCTCACCGGCGGAGACAACAACATCTTCACGCAGATCGGCCTCGTCGTCCTTGTCGGTCTATCGGCCAAGAACGCGATCCTGATCGTGGAATTTGCCCGCGAACTGGAGTTCGAAGGCAGGACGCCGCGGGAAGCCGCAATCGAGGCAAGCCGTCTGCGCCTGCGCCCGATCCTCATGACCTCCATGGCCTTCATCATGGGCGTCGTGCCGCTCGTAACCTCGACTGGTGCCGGTTCGGAAATGCGTGCGGCCATGGGTGTCGCGGTGTTCTCGGGTATGATCGGCGTGACCTTCTTTGGCATCTTCATGACGCCGGTGTTCTATGTGCTCCTGCGCCGGATGACGGGCAACCGTCCGCTCATCCAGCACAATGACAATCATCCGCAGGACGAAGACGACCATATGAAGGTCGCTGCGGAGTAA
- a CDS encoding efflux RND transporter periplasmic adaptor subunit, protein MSFHHKRWALVGAGLGVAASVSAAAIFFELPMSATATAASEPAQPPAVPVTVAVVASRDVTNWENFSGRLEAIDRVQIRPRVGGAIQSVHFREGALVKQGDLLFAIDPAPYQAAVSQAQGQVASAEAKVSLAQTELDRGRRLSDNRTISQSDLDQRQSTLAEAQASLRSAQAALQSAQLDLDYTQVRAPVSGRIGKIEVTVGNIVAAGSASPELTTLVSVDPIYASFNASEEMVTKALSELPATDAALPAVEQIPVEIGTLADEGTPIKGKLQLVDNEVDAASGTIAVRAVFDNPGGRLIPGQFVRVRMGQPKAENKIVISDRAVGTDQDKKFVFVVDGENKVNYRQIQLGSLFDGQRVIEGGLEVGDKIVVNGLQRIRPGAVVAPQMEEKVATAQ, encoded by the coding sequence ATGAGCTTCCATCATAAGCGCTGGGCCCTGGTGGGCGCCGGTCTGGGTGTTGCTGCGTCCGTTTCGGCCGCTGCCATCTTTTTCGAACTGCCGATGAGCGCAACCGCCACGGCCGCCTCCGAACCTGCGCAGCCTCCGGCCGTGCCGGTGACGGTTGCTGTCGTCGCCAGCCGCGACGTGACGAACTGGGAGAACTTCTCCGGTCGTCTGGAGGCTATCGACCGTGTGCAGATCCGTCCCCGCGTCGGGGGCGCCATCCAATCGGTCCATTTCCGTGAAGGTGCCTTGGTCAAGCAGGGTGACCTGCTGTTCGCCATCGATCCGGCTCCCTATCAGGCGGCCGTCTCTCAGGCGCAGGGCCAGGTCGCTTCGGCCGAAGCCAAGGTCAGCCTGGCGCAGACCGAACTCGACCGTGGCCGCCGTCTCTCGGACAACCGCACAATCTCACAGAGCGATCTCGACCAGCGCCAGAGCACGCTGGCTGAAGCCCAGGCAAGCCTGCGTTCGGCGCAGGCCGCCCTCCAGTCCGCGCAGCTTGATCTCGACTACACGCAGGTGCGCGCTCCGGTTTCCGGCCGCATCGGCAAGATCGAGGTCACGGTCGGCAACATTGTCGCTGCCGGTTCGGCTTCGCCTGAGCTGACGACGCTCGTCTCCGTCGATCCGATCTATGCAAGCTTCAACGCGAGCGAAGAGATGGTCACGAAGGCTCTTTCGGAGCTTCCGGCAACTGACGCCGCATTGCCGGCGGTTGAACAGATCCCGGTCGAAATCGGCACGCTTGCCGATGAGGGAACGCCGATCAAGGGCAAGCTTCAGCTCGTCGACAACGAAGTCGATGCTGCCAGCGGCACCATTGCCGTGCGGGCTGTCTTCGACAATCCCGGCGGCAGGCTGATCCCCGGCCAGTTCGTGCGGGTGCGCATGGGCCAGCCGAAGGCCGAGAACAAGATCGTTATCAGTGACCGCGCCGTCGGCACCGACCAGGATAAGAAGTTTGTCTTCGTCGTCGACGGTGAAAACAAGGTCAATTACCGGCAGATCCAGCTCGGCTCGCTGTTCGATGGCCAACGCGTGATCGAAGGCGGCCTCGAGGTCGGCGACAAGATCGTCGTCAATGGGTTGCAGCGCATCCGTCCGGGCGCAGTCGTCGCACCGCAGATGGAAGAGAAGGTCGCGACCGCTCAGTAA
- the ilvC gene encoding ketol-acid reductoisomerase gives MRVYYDRDADLNLIKSKKVAVIGYGSQGRAHALNLKDSGAQNVVIALKAGSPTVKKAEADGFKVMTVAEAAAWADLMMMATPDELQADIYKADIAPNIRDGAAIAFAHGLNVHFGLIEPKASVDVVMIAPKGPGHTVRGEYQKGGGVPCLVAVHQNASGNALELALSYACGVGGGRSGIIETNFREECETDLFGEQVVLCGGLVELIRAGFETLVEAGYAPEMAYFECLHEVKLIVDLIYEGGIANMNYSISNTAEWGEYVSGPRIITAETKAEMKRVLKDIQTGKFTSEWMQEYRAGGSRFKGIRRLNDSHQIEEVGTKLRAMMPWIGKNKLVDKSVN, from the coding sequence ATGCGCGTCTATTACGATCGTGATGCCGATCTCAACCTCATCAAGTCGAAGAAGGTCGCCGTCATCGGCTATGGTTCGCAGGGTCGTGCCCATGCGCTGAACCTCAAGGATTCCGGCGCCCAGAACGTCGTCATCGCGCTCAAGGCCGGTTCGCCGACCGTCAAGAAGGCCGAAGCCGACGGCTTCAAGGTCATGACGGTGGCCGAAGCTGCCGCCTGGGCCGATCTGATGATGATGGCGACCCCGGACGAACTGCAGGCCGACATCTACAAGGCCGACATCGCTCCGAACATCCGCGACGGCGCTGCCATCGCGTTTGCCCACGGCCTCAACGTTCACTTCGGCCTCATCGAGCCGAAGGCTTCGGTCGACGTCGTCATGATCGCCCCGAAGGGTCCGGGCCACACGGTTCGCGGCGAATACCAGAAGGGCGGCGGCGTTCCCTGCCTCGTTGCCGTTCACCAGAACGCTTCCGGCAATGCGCTTGAACTTGCACTCTCCTACGCCTGCGGCGTCGGCGGCGGCCGGTCGGGCATCATCGAAACCAACTTCCGCGAAGAGTGCGAAACCGACCTCTTCGGCGAACAGGTCGTTCTCTGCGGCGGTCTCGTCGAGCTCATCCGCGCCGGTTTCGAAACGCTTGTTGAAGCCGGTTACGCTCCGGAAATGGCCTATTTCGAATGCCTGCACGAAGTGAAGCTGATCGTCGACCTGATCTATGAAGGCGGCATCGCCAACATGAACTACTCGATCTCCAACACGGCCGAATGGGGCGAATACGTCTCCGGCCCGCGCATCATCACCGCCGAGACCAAGGCAGAGATGAAGCGCGTGCTGAAGGACATCCAGACCGGCAAGTTCACCTCCGAGTGGATGCAGGAATACCGCGCCGGCGGCTCGCGTTTCAAGGGCATCCGCCGCCTGAACGACAGCCATCAGATCGAGGAAGTCGGCACCAAGCTCCGCGCCATGATGCCCTGGATCGGCAAGAACAAGCTCGTCGACAAGTCCGTCAACTAA
- a CDS encoding TetR/AcrR family transcriptional regulator, translated as MPINVSEPSKFSPRQNAVLEQALQLLADGGEKALTTSGVARAANCSKESLYKWFGDRDGLLSAMIAYQASKVRTFERSGERLTYTSLHDHLVIFARDLLEVLAGDVSLALNRLAIGHASAHDSHRDGSKLGKLLLERGRRQIDRRAMALIDAGKRAWLLRFHDADETYHTLYGLVVSDLHVRMLLGEPGLKDTARQAEKAVTAFLRLYGTEKVLAEMPILG; from the coding sequence GTGCCGATAAATGTCTCAGAGCCGAGTAAGTTTTCGCCGCGCCAGAACGCCGTTCTGGAGCAGGCGCTGCAGCTTCTCGCCGATGGCGGGGAGAAGGCGCTGACGACCTCGGGTGTGGCTCGCGCGGCCAACTGCTCCAAGGAAAGCCTCTACAAGTGGTTCGGCGACCGGGACGGTCTGCTGTCTGCGATGATCGCCTATCAGGCGAGCAAGGTGCGCACATTCGAGCGCAGTGGCGAGCGGCTGACCTATACGAGCCTGCACGACCATCTCGTGATCTTCGCCCGCGACCTGCTCGAGGTTTTGGCCGGCGACGTGTCGCTGGCGCTCAACCGGCTGGCGATCGGCCATGCCAGTGCACATGATTCGCATCGCGACGGCTCCAAGCTCGGCAAGCTCTTGCTCGAACGCGGCCGCCGGCAGATCGACCGTCGCGCCATGGCACTGATCGATGCGGGCAAGAGGGCATGGCTGCTGCGCTTCCATGATGCGGACGAAACCTACCATACGCTTTACGGCCTGGTTGTTTCCGATCTGCACGTGCGCATGCTGCTCGGCGAGCCGGGGCTGAAGGATACCGCGCGTCAGGCGGAGAAGGCGGTGACAGCCTTCCTGCGCCTCTACGGCACGGAGAAAGTTCTGGCGGAGATGCCGATCCTCGGCTGA
- a CDS encoding transposase, with the protein MTDGSELNQVLSGDGVGRAASSFPGKPPRHNAARGPGSRTGARAAMDKPKLRKHSEEEKVAKIKVIEEQIAGGKSTLKDAVKRVGISDETYYKWKRARAAAANPASVSGFSDAFGDLLKLEEENQRLRHSLAEKLRHENAELRRKLGLSD; encoded by the coding sequence ATGACCGACGGAAGTGAACTAAACCAGGTGCTGAGTGGTGACGGTGTCGGGCGAGCGGCATCCTCGTTTCCTGGAAAGCCCCCACGCCACAACGCAGCACGAGGCCCTGGATCTCGCACCGGCGCGCGAGCAGCGATGGACAAGCCAAAGCTGAGAAAGCACAGTGAGGAAGAAAAGGTAGCGAAAATAAAGGTGATCGAAGAGCAAATCGCCGGCGGGAAAAGCACGCTCAAGGACGCGGTTAAACGAGTAGGGATCTCCGACGAGACCTACTACAAGTGGAAACGGGCCAGGGCAGCGGCGGCAAACCCAGCTTCGGTATCTGGATTCAGCGACGCGTTTGGCGACTTGCTTAAACTCGAAGAGGAAAATCAGCGATTGCGCCATAGCCTCGCCGAAAAGTTACGTCATGAGAATGCCGAGCTACGGCGCAAGCTTGGTCTCAGCGACTAG
- a CDS encoding methyltransferase, which yields MAADIPPLDDTQRMISMITGFWTSQLVRSAAAFSLAPRLADGGKTSDALAQEIGLDPSATFRFLRACSSLGLTEYRNDRFFSTPLLKLLDRDAPNSVWGLAMALNMPAHWLCWGELPEAIRQGRSRAEAVLGGDIWSYYKQNPDESAAFIHGLTHFEASIGEEILPLLEVGQASLVVDLGGSGGAVLAGLLRKHPALSGIVFDLPAVVTETAPRWPTDLAGRCTFVGGDFFEKVPAADLYVLRLILHDWNDEECIAILRNCRSAITRSGRLFIIEQVLDDAATSGFAAFMDMNMLAVANGRERSGAEYGHLLGAAGFKINRIIPTKTPVSIIEVVHD from the coding sequence ATGGCGGCAGATATACCTCCTCTCGACGACACACAACGGATGATTTCGATGATTACGGGCTTCTGGACGTCACAGCTTGTCCGTTCGGCTGCAGCCTTCTCTCTCGCACCCCGGTTGGCTGACGGCGGAAAGACCTCTGACGCCTTGGCCCAGGAGATCGGCCTGGATCCCTCCGCCACCTTCCGCTTTCTGCGTGCCTGCAGCTCTCTGGGCCTGACTGAGTACAGGAATGACAGGTTTTTCTCCACCCCATTACTGAAATTGTTGGATCGGGACGCGCCCAACTCCGTCTGGGGGTTGGCCATGGCCCTCAACATGCCGGCCCATTGGCTTTGCTGGGGTGAGTTGCCGGAGGCGATTCGTCAAGGCAGGTCAAGGGCAGAGGCGGTTCTGGGCGGCGACATCTGGTCATACTACAAACAAAATCCTGACGAAAGCGCGGCATTTATCCATGGCCTGACTCATTTTGAGGCGAGCATCGGAGAGGAGATTCTGCCCCTGCTAGAAGTCGGGCAGGCGTCGCTTGTTGTTGATCTCGGCGGCTCCGGAGGAGCCGTGCTTGCCGGTCTTCTCCGCAAGCACCCTGCCCTGTCTGGTATCGTCTTTGACCTGCCGGCCGTGGTCACGGAAACCGCACCGCGTTGGCCGACCGACCTGGCAGGGCGCTGCACGTTCGTTGGTGGTGATTTCTTCGAAAAAGTACCTGCTGCCGATCTCTATGTGCTGCGTCTCATTCTCCATGACTGGAACGATGAAGAATGTATTGCGATCCTTCGCAATTGCCGCAGTGCGATTACCCGGTCCGGCCGGCTCTTCATCATCGAACAGGTCCTCGACGATGCTGCAACATCCGGATTTGCCGCATTCATGGACATGAACATGCTGGCTGTGGCAAACGGACGGGAAAGATCAGGAGCCGAATACGGGCATCTTTTGGGGGCAGCCGGATTCAAGATCAACCGAATAATTCCGACTAAGACACCTGTATCCATCATAGAGGTCGTTCACGATTGA
- a CDS encoding DUF992 domain-containing protein, with product MSLTSKHLGTLGKMALCSTTLLLAAFATTDVAKAEKAQVGTLDCNVSVGIGAIVGSKQEVDCVFKPSASGPDAHYTGTITDFGLDIGRIEQGRMIWLVYNLTAEDVNRLDGTYRGVAADATIGLGVGAKVLMGGARDNLSLQPISVQGQEGVNLAVGVAALTLRSNP from the coding sequence ATGTCTCTGACTTCAAAACACCTTGGCACATTGGGCAAAATGGCTCTGTGTTCCACGACCCTTCTCCTGGCTGCCTTCGCGACGACCGACGTCGCGAAGGCAGAAAAAGCTCAAGTCGGCACGCTTGATTGCAACGTCTCCGTCGGCATCGGAGCAATCGTTGGTTCCAAGCAGGAGGTGGACTGTGTTTTCAAGCCATCGGCTTCAGGCCCGGATGCTCATTACACAGGAACCATTACCGATTTCGGACTTGATATCGGCAGGATAGAGCAGGGGCGGATGATCTGGTTGGTTTATAATTTGACTGCGGAAGATGTGAACCGGCTGGATGGTACCTACCGCGGCGTTGCAGCCGATGCCACTATTGGTCTTGGAGTCGGGGCAAAGGTACTTATGGGTGGTGCACGTGACAATCTTTCCCTGCAGCCAATTTCGGTGCAGGGGCAGGAGGGCGTAAATCTTGCGGTTGGTGTGGCTGCCCTGACACTGCGGAGCAATCCTTAA
- a CDS encoding amidohydrolase family protein: MPNGSLLVDIHHHALLPDLTGAVRLGSVDIPPWKIDDSIAFMDKVGIDVGALTLTSPGIPFGDKVKARDIARRVNETLAGFVDRYPTRLLAMAALPLPHMDASLEELRYAIDVLKLDGVGVLSHYGAYFGTQHYEPLYGQLHERSLPVHIHPTPPVLTADQDLGLPPSLYEYTFESTRVAAAIIYNNLFAKFPNLKLILSHAGGTVPFLAKRLSYGPQITASLAAAAPKDIVGELGKFYFDLAMTNARFNLPALNALVGTDRILYGSDFPFMPTGSITESMKDAFEYPDFSKIDLVRIGSHNAATLFPKIAARLGL, encoded by the coding sequence ATGCCAAACGGCTCATTGCTTGTCGACATCCATCATCATGCGCTGCTTCCCGATCTCACCGGCGCCGTTAGACTTGGTTCGGTCGATATACCCCCTTGGAAAATTGACGACAGTATCGCCTTCATGGACAAAGTCGGCATTGATGTTGGCGCTTTGACCCTGACATCCCCCGGCATTCCCTTCGGCGACAAGGTTAAGGCGAGAGACATTGCGCGACGTGTTAACGAGACCCTGGCCGGTTTTGTTGATCGCTATCCAACCAGGCTCCTGGCGATGGCGGCTCTGCCGCTGCCGCACATGGATGCCTCGCTCGAAGAACTGCGCTATGCAATCGATGTGTTGAAGCTTGATGGGGTCGGGGTCTTGAGCCACTATGGCGCTTACTTTGGAACGCAGCACTACGAGCCGCTTTATGGTCAGTTGCACGAACGCTCGCTTCCCGTGCATATCCATCCGACACCGCCGGTCCTGACCGCCGATCAGGATTTGGGTCTTCCTCCCTCCCTCTATGAGTACACGTTTGAATCGACACGGGTCGCTGCTGCCATCATCTACAATAATCTCTTCGCCAAATTCCCAAATCTCAAGCTCATACTCTCGCATGCCGGCGGCACTGTCCCGTTCCTGGCGAAGCGATTAAGCTACGGTCCCCAGATTACCGCGTCTCTTGCGGCCGCGGCGCCGAAGGATATTGTCGGTGAACTGGGCAAATTCTACTTTGATCTAGCGATGACAAACGCCCGCTTCAACCTGCCTGCGCTGAACGCACTGGTTGGAACCGACCGCATCCTTTATGGCAGCGATTTCCCTTTCATGCCGACCGGCTCGATCACCGAATCGATGAAGGATGCCTTCGAGTACCCGGATTTCTCTAAGATCGATCTTGTCCGGATTGGATCGCACAATGCAGCAACCTTGTTTCCCAAAATTGCGGCGCGACTGGGGCTTTAG